In Archocentrus centrarchus isolate MPI-CPG fArcCen1 chromosome 21, fArcCen1, whole genome shotgun sequence, the following are encoded in one genomic region:
- the LOC115801293 gene encoding olfactory receptor 6N2-like codes for MELELNVTYITLDGFVQVYKYRYLYFVIMFTVYILILCCNSTIVFLIVVKKSLHEPMYIFIAALLLNSVMLSTVIYPKLLIDFLSERPIMSYSACLFQFSLYYSLGGSEFLLLLAMAYDRYVSICKPLQYPVIMRQTTINILLALAWIVPSSQVAVIALLMSPEKICSFTFDGLFCTNTIYKLLCEQLESIIVHDIVVLFNVAILPVAFIFFTYARILVISYRSCREVRRKAAQTCLPHLIVLISYSCLCACDVISGLESNVPKTVHLIMTLQIVTYNPLFNPIIYGLKMKEISKHLKRLFCAVKMN; via the coding sequence ATGGAGCTTGAATTAAATGTAACTTATATAACTCTTGATGGTTTTGTGCAAGTGTACAAATACAGATATCTTTATTTTGTGATCATGTTTACTGTATATATTCTAATTCTCTGCTGTAATTCCACCATTGTATTCCTCATCGTGGTTAAGAAAAGCCTTCATGAGcctatgtatatttttattgcaGCTTTGTTATTGAACTCTGTTATGTTGAGCACTGTTATTTACCCAAAGCTTTTGATCGACTTTTTATCTGAAAGACCGATCATGTCATATTCTGCTTGTCTCtttcagttttctctgtattactctCTGGGTGGGTCAGAATTTTTACTGTTGTTAGCCATGGCCTATGATAGATATGTGTCTATATGCAAACCTTTGCAGTATCCAGTTATCATGAGACAAACcactattaatattttgttggCATTAGCTTGGATTGTGCCCTCTTCTCAGGTTGCAGTGATAGCTTTATTAATGTCCCCCGAGAAAATCTGTAGCTTTACTTTTGATGGACTTTTTTGCACTAACACAATTTACAAACTCCTGTGTGAGCAATTGGAATCAATAATTGTACATGATATAGTTGTACTGTTTAATGTTGCAATTCTCCCTGtggcttttatattttttacataCGCCAGGATACTTGTAATATCCTATCGAAGTTGTAGAGAAGTCAGGAGAAAAGCTGCACAGACCTGTTTACCCCACTTGATAGTTCTGATCAGCTAttcgtgtttgtgtgcgtgtgatgTCATATCAGGCCTGGAGTCTAATGTTCCaaaaactgtgcatttaatAATGACTTTACAAATAGTGACATATAATCCCCTTTTTAATCCAATCATATATGgactaaaaatgaaagaaatttctAAACACCTCAAGAGATTGTTCTGCGCTGTAAAAATGAACTAA